The sequence CCGCATTTGAAGGTTTAAGCATCGGGATGCTCATTCCCTTCTTGCAAACCCTGGCGAGCGACGGCCCGCCCTTTACCACCGGCGTTGGGTGGATTGACACCTACGTGCTGGCGGCAAGCGCCCCCACAACCGAGCGCGTGCTTCGCATCTGTGGAATCATACTCGCGGCGACGTGGCTGCGCTCCATCACCGACTATCTGAACGCCGTATACACGGCCAAGAGCCGGTCGCGCATCATCCAAAACCTGCGCGAGCGCGTTGTGGCCCAGCTTACGTCGGTGGCCTATTCATTCTACGGCACGCGCAAGCCATCCGACATCCTAAACACCGTGACAGGGGAAGTGGGCCGGGCGGCGGCCGCGCTCAACGTACTGTTCATGTTTTTTACCACCGGCGCGCTCATTGCGATGTACGCCACGGTGATGGTCTACATCTCGTGGGAGCTCTCGCTGGCGGCCTTTAGCGTCTTCCTGGTGCTGGGGCTTGGCCTCAGCCGCATCATCCACCGCGTGCGCGACAGCGGTGAGGAGATTACCCTCTCCAACATGGAGTTCACCGGGCGGGCGACCGAGTTTTTGGCCGGCGTGCGTACCATGGTGGCGTACAACACGCAGGCCTACGAGCAGCAGCAGCTTACGCAAAGCGCGATTCGCTCGGCCGATGCCGTGATTGGTACGGCCCGCACGCGCGGCCTCGTCAAGCCGCTGTCGCAGGCTGTCATCAGCTCCATCATCGTGATTATGGTGGTGTGGGCGGTGTACCGCTTTGTACTGACGGGCGCGCTGGACATGGCGTTCATCCTTACGTTCTTGTTTGCGCTGTTCCGCCTCACGCCGCTCATGCACCACGTGAACGATCAGCGGGCCGTGCTGGCCGAAACCAAGGCGGGCCTCGATGCGGTGGCCGATCTCCTTGAGACGTCAGACAAGCCCTACCTTACGTCGGGCAACCGCGCAACGCAGCCCTTGCAAACAGGCATCACCTTCGAGCATGTGCACTTCTCGTACATCCCCGAGGAGGAGGTGCTGCACGACATCAACCTGCATATTCCGCAGGGCAAAACAACGGCGCTCGTGGGCGCCTCGGGGGCCGGGAAGTCGACACTGGTCGACCTCATCCCGCGCTTTTACGACCCCACAAAAGGGCGCATCTTGTACGATGGCGAGCCGCTGGAGACGTTTGATGTGGGATCGTTGCGGAGCCGCGTGGCCATTGTGAGCCAGCAGACGCACATCTTCAACGATACGGTGACGACAAACATCGCCTACGGGCTTTCGGATGTGCCGTTTGCCGCGGTGCGCGAAGCGGCCGAGCAGGCGAATGCCCTGCAGTTTGTGGAACGGCTCGAAAACGGGTTCGACACGGTGCTAGGCGACCGCGGCGTTCGATTGTCGGGCGGGCAGCGGCAGCGCATCGCCATTGCACGCGCTATCCTGCGCAATGCCGAGATCCTGGTGCTCGATGAAGCGACGAGCAGCCTCGATAGCATTTCGGAGCGCCTCGTGCAACAGTCGCTCGAACGTCTGATGGCCGGACGCACCGTGATTGCCATTGCGCACCGCCTGTCCACCATCGAAAATGCCGACTGGGTGGTGGTGCTCGAGAACGGTCGCATCGTGGAGCAGGGCCCTTACGCCGACCTGCTGGAGCGCCAGGGGCGCCTGTGGGATTATCACTCGATCCAGTTTCAAGCGGCCTGAGGTCCCCGTGTCCTATGCCCGACGTCCGCGATATACTGAAAGAAAAACTGCCGCCTGCGCTCGTGCAGCCGTTGCGTGCAGCGTACTTCCGGCTTTTTCGCCATCCAGCGCCGCAAACCGTGCCGTTCGATGCGCTCTTTCCGGCCGTGCAAAAGCACGAGTACGTGCCGCCGCGCAGCGTACCGGTGCCCGTGATGCCGCATCCGTTTGTGCGTCAGGCCCAGTCGCTGGCCACATCTGCGTACACGATGCCCGAAGACTACGTGGCGGTGCTCGACGACGTGGAGTTCTGCCCGACGAACAACGTGGTCCTTCGCTCGGACAAGCGCATTCTGTACGAATCGCTGAATACCGGTCAGTTGCCAAACATCGACTTGCGCGCGCTCTACGTCCGCTCAACGGATCGTATTGCGGGGTACGCCACGCCGCTGCACTCGCTGTACAACAACTACTACCACGACATTGTGGATGGGCTGCCGCGGCTGTTGGCCTTGCATGGGCCGCCCTTTGATGCCCTGCCGCACATTGCTGTGCTGCATAGTGCGCCGCTTTCCGACCATCAGCGCTTTTTCGTGGAGCGGGTGCTGCCGCCCAATGCGACCCTGCGCCATGTGCCCGAAGGGCGGCGCTATGTGGTTGAGCACCTTCTGTTTACGCCGTTTAAGACGCGCCGCTTCGCCGGATACATGCCGCCCCCGTACGTGCGGGAGCTCCGCACGCGGTTTGGGCCGGATGGGCCGGTGGAGCGCGGGCGGCGGCTGTTCATCTCGCGGGAGCGGGCCGGGAAGCGATTCATTACAAACCGCGAGGCGCTGCTGCGGGAGGTGCTGGAGCCGCTGGGGTTCGAGTCGGTGACGCTGGAGACGATGGCACCCGCGGAGCAACTGGCGTGCATGCACCAAGCCGAAGCGGTGGTGGGGGCGCATGGCGCCGGACTCGCCAACGTGCTGTTTGCGCCCGCCGGCACGCGCGTGATCGAACTGTTTCCGGCCCACTTCATGGTGCCGCACTACTTCTTCTTGTGCCAGTCGCTCGGGCATCCCTATGCCGCGTGGTGCGGCACGGCCACCGCGCGTGATCCCGGCGGATTTGCGGTCGATCTAGCGGCCGTCCACGAGCGGCTACACGTTCTCCTGTCCTCACCCGCTACTGCTGCTGCGTTATGAACGCTCCCTTTTTCATTGTCGGGGCCAGCCGCTCCGGCACCACCTTGCTCCGGCTGTTGCTCAATGCGCATCCGCGGCTGGCCGTGCCCGATGAGCTCAAGTTCTTCAAGATGGCCGAAGGACGCACCGACCCGACAGCGTGGAGCCGGCCCCTTCGCGAGGGCGCGCGCGCTGCGCTGATCGATCGGTTTTGCACGTTGCATGCGTCCAAATATGAGTCGATGGAGGCTGTGCGGGCTGCGCTGGAGGGGCACGAGGCGCTCACGCTCCAATCGTTCTACGCGCTGGTGGGAGCCGCCTGGGCGCGCGAGCAGCAGAAGCCGCGCTGGGGTGAGAAAACGCCGCACAACCTCTTTTACGCCGACGTGCTTACAGCCATGTTTCCGTCGGCCGTGCTGCTGCACGTTGTGCGCGACCCCCGGGCGGTGGTGCACTCCATGAACACGATTGCGTACTACGCGCACGATCCGGTGCTCAATGCCCTCAACTGGCGGCAAGCCATTCAGGAGGGCATCCATCGAATGCAGGGCGTGCCATCGTCGCGGGTCATGACGCTGCGGTACGAAGACCTCGTGGCCGATCCGGAGGCCGTGCTGCGCGACGTATGCGACCGCCTCGGGGAAGCCTTTGATCCTGCAATGCTGGCCTTCCACCGGACGACCGAGCGCTACATGGGCGGCCCCATCCGCACGCCCGCGATTCAACAACCCGTAAATGAGCGGAGTTTGGAGAAGTGGCGCACGGGGCTATCGCGCGATGCTGTGGCACAGGTAGAGGCCATTTGCGCTGTGGAGATGGCGCGCTGGGGCTATGCCCCCACCGGCGCCCGCGAGTCGGTGCGGGCGCGTGCCGAGCGGCTCCTCAAAACGGCGTACTGGCAGGGCAAGCACCACCAGCACCGCAACCGGCGCGGCTACGAAGTGAACTACGCCATGCTGGGGCGCACCCGCGAGCGCATCCGTCGCTGGCGGTCGTCGCACGCTACGGCTCCGATGCTTGAGTCGTAGCCGGATCATGGGCGCGGATCTTGAGGGCTGAATGGGCGGTACGCTTCATCCGCGAAGCATAAAAGAGCAGGCAAAGCACATGCGTGTGCAACGGTATTTGTGGGGCAGTGCCCTAGTTGTTGCCCTAGCGGCTTGTTCTGCCTCCAAACCACCCGACGCGGCCGTTCCAACACGTCCGCCGCCGGCTCCGTCTGCCCCGCCGGTGGCCCCGGTGCCCGCCCCATCGGTTTCGCAACGCCCTGCGCCAGCGGTCGTGCGCGGACTGATCCAGCAGGCGTTACAGTCTGGAGGCAGCATTGACGAGCGCACCCTGCGCGCACGGCTCGGCAAGCCGGTGCGCATGACGACGCGTCCGGTTGCAAATGCGTACACGCCCACGCAAACCGACACCATTCGCACGCTCCACTATCCGGGCCTTGCGGCGATGCTCTACGACGTTAGTCAATCGCCCAAGACCTTGCTGGTACGCTTCTCGCTGCTAAGTGCACGTTACGCATCGCCCGAGGGCCTGCGCATTGGTGCCACGCGACAAACCATCCTGCAGCGCGTCGGCCCTCCCACAACGCGCGACGGCGCCGCCTGGATCTATCGCGAGGACGAGGGCATGCCCACGGCCATGATCCTCACCGTTCGTGACGGCCGGCTCGTGCGCATCGACTGGGAATTCTACTTTGCCTAGAGCCCGCGCCCCGCGAGCGTATGTGAATAGAGCAAAAACCCGGCACCGGCGGCACACCCCACCCGCTGTTGTGCGTTAGGAATGCTCCACGATCCTCAAGGGACGCCCGCGCATCCATGCTCGTTACCGACCTCCCGACGCCCGCGCTCCTCATCGACCGGGCGCGGCTCCTCGACAACCTCACAGCGATGGCCGAGCGCGCCACGGCGCAAAACGTCCGCCTGCGGCCGCACATCAAAACGCACAAGATGACGGCCCTGGCGCGCCTGCAGCAGGATCACGGGGCCGATGGGGTGACGGTAGCTACCGTCGACGAGGCGGAGCATTTCGCGGCCGCGGGCTTTTCCGATGTGCGGGTGGCCTATCCGGTGGTGGGCGCAGACAAACACGACCGCCTGCTTGCGCTCATGGCGGATGGCGTGGCGGTGTCGTTTACGGTGGATACGCAGGCGGGCATTGCCGGGGCCAATGCTGCGTATGCTGCGGCCGGTCGCACGGTGCCGGTACTGCTGGAAATTGATGTGGGCCACGGGCGCTGCGGTGTGGCATGGGATGCCGACGAGGCGCTGGTAGCCCACGCCCAAGCCATACAAGCGGCCGATGCGCTGCGTCTTGAGGGGCTGCTGACTCACGCCGGACAGGCCTACGGCGGCCCGCGCCCCCACGAATCCAAGACGGAGGCCTTGCAGCGCGCAAGCACGGATGAAGTGGAGCGCCTGCTTACGGCGGCTATGCACCTTCAGGCGGAAGGCCTCGTGGAGCAGCCCGAACGGTTTGTGCTGAGCGTGGGCTCGACGCCCACCATGCAGCACTTTCAGAACCAAACGAAGGGCGGCTTTCGCATCACAGAAATTCGGCCCGGCAACTATGTCTTTTACGACGCGATGCAAGTGGGCCTCGGGGCGGCGCGGCTAGAACAATGCGCACTTACGGTGTGGAGCCGCGTGGTGAGTCGGCGGCGCGAGGCCAACGGCACCGAGCGCGTGTTCGTTGATGCCGGCAAAAAGATCCTAACGACCGACACGCACGATAGCATCCGCGGACATGGGACTGTGCTTTACAACGCCCGTTACATGCGCCCACACCCGCACGCCGTCATCGACCGGCTGTCGGAGGAGCACGGTTGGCTGCGCGTGCCCGGCGGGGCCACCTTCGACGTTGGCGATGCCGTTCGCATCGTGCCCAACCACGCCTGCGTCACCGTCGCCACGCAAGATCACGCCTATCTGGTAGACGGCGATGAGGTGGTCGGTACGTGGTCGATTGCGTAGGCGACGGCTGCACGAGGAGCGCGCAGGCGGTTAGGCCGTCGTCTGCTCGCGGTAGGCTGCGGCAATGCAGCGGTCGAGTGGGAGTGGCCAATCGGCCTTGGCCTGCACCGCAAAGCCCTTCAGCTGCTTCACCTGTTGCATCTCTTCGAGCGACGCCCCGGCCTGGCGCTGGCGCGCGACGTAGCCGTAGAGGGCCGCCAAGAAATCACGCATCGCCAGCAGATCGTCCCGCGAGCCGGTGATTCCGTACGATGGATTCGGGTGTCCGTGGCCGTGAATGACGATGGTGTCGTCATCGAATCGATCGTAGAGCGTTTCCAGCGTCGTCATCCAGTTGGTGATTGAGGCGCCGCCGTCGATGTCGATAAACGGATAGACCCGGTTGAACACGAGGTCGCCGACATGTGCGATGTTGGCGTTCTGGAAAAAGACGACCGTGTCGCCGCCGGTGTGCGCCGGACCGTAGTGGTCGAGCTGCACCACCTCGCCGCCCATGTTGCGCTCCCAGTGGTCGGTGTAGGTCTGATTGGCCACCACGGGGGTAGCGCCGTCATCTGCCGCCGCGCGCTGCAACCGGGGCACGTTGGCGTGCGCCACAAACTGGCTGGCTTTGGGGCCAAGCACGGGGTTGCCGCCGGTATGATCGCCGTGGTGATGCGTGTTCACGAGCAGCGACAGTCCGCTCTCGGTGCGCGTCTGCAGCCCGGACCAACACTGCTTGGCGGTCGCTGGCATCTGCGTATCCACAACCACGAGCGCCTCGGGATGCGCCATCCAGCCGATGGTGCCGCCGCGCTGGGTGAACACGCCAATGCTGTGGCGAAGCGGCGTAAAGGCATCATCGAAGCGGGGGCGCGCGATGGACGCGAACGGTGCGGCCGCGAGCGCGGCCCCCGAGAGCTGAAGAAAGCGGCGGCGAGAAAGCATCAGACGGTCACATTTCTTTTCGAACGATTAGCAAACACGAAAGCGTACGAAGCACAGGTGCAATATGCCAACACCAATAGAAACCGTTCCGTCACAAATCCCGACGCACGCATGGAGCCACTGCATTACGACGTTTACGAAGGTCGGGGCACCGGCTGGACGTGCTTCATTCACGGGTTTATGGGATCGGCGCGCGCCTGGCAGCCCATCGTTCAGGCGCTCACAACGCGTACCAACGTGGTGTGCATCGACCTGCCCGGCCACGGACAGTCGACGGAGCGGCCGCGCTATCTGTACTCAATGGAGGGGGCTACGCAGGCGCTTGCCGATGTGTTGGATGCGCTGCGCATCACGGCGTGCACGCTCGTGGGGTATTCCATGGGCGGTCGTGTGGCGCTCTATTTTGCGTGCTTTCATCCCACGCGGGTGCAGCGGTTGCTGCTGGAGTCGGCCCATCCGGGCCTGGAGCGGGCGACGGAGCGGACGGCCCGGCGCGGCCTCGATGCCGAGCGGGCGCTGCGTATCCAAAACGACTTCCGTGGCTTTTTGGAGCGGTGGTACCGCCAGCCCCTGTTTGCATCGCTTGCGCAGCACGACCTGGTGGAGCCGATGATCGACGCCCGCATGCAAAACGACCCGTCGGAGCTTGCGCGGGCGCTGGAGGGGATGGGCACCGGCACACAGCCGCCGCTGTGGGAGGAGCTGGCCCAGTGTGCGCGTCCGGTGCGCTACATCACCGGTGCGCTGGACAGGAAGTACACGGCGGTGGCGCGTCGCATCGCGCAGCGGTGCCCGGCCGTGGGGTGCCATGTGGTAGAGGGGGCCGGCCACAACGTGCATGCCGAGCGCCCCCAGGCGTTCATCGGTCACCTCTCGGATTTCGTGCAGGCGCCGTAACGCATTCAACGATTACAGCAATCCGGTGAGGGCCTCTGCGAGGCGCGCCGGTGCAAATCGCTCCCGCTGCCGCCGCACGCCTGCGGCGAGGGTCTCGCGCATGTCGTCGCGAAAGAACCGCACGATGGCCGCGGCGAGAGCGTCGGGGTTGCGCGGAGGCACCACGAGGCCCGCCTCCTCATGCGGCACAATCTCGGCCAAGCCGCCCACATCGGTCAAAATCATGGGCCGCGCAAAGTGAAAGGCAATCTGGGCGACGCCGCTTTGCGTCGCCGACACGTACGGCTGCACCACCACATCGGCGGCCGCGAAGTAGCGCGCCACCGCCTCGTTGGGAATGTAGCGGTCGTGCCAATGCACGCGGTCGGCCAGGCCGTGCGCGTCGATGAGCCGTTGGTAGCGGGCCGGGTCGTCGTAGGCCTCGCCCGCAATGACGAGCTGCGCATTTGGGACCTCGGCAACAACGCGCGGCAGGGCCTTCAGCAACACGTCGAGGCCTTTGTAGGCCCGCACAAAGCCAAAAAAGAGAAGCACCGGTGCATTGGGCGGCAGGCCCAGGGCATCGCGCGCTGCGGACCGGTCGGGGGCGGGTCCGAACCGGGCGTACACGGGATGGTCGATCTGCGCGATGGGCGGCGCGTCGCCCACAAGGGTGCGGAGCGTATCGTGCACCGCATCCGACATCACCACGTGCCCGTGGCAGGCGCGCAGAAAGTAGCGGGCCAGCCACGCATCGCCCACATGGCGCTCGTGCGGCAAGGCGTTGTGCACCAGCGCCAGCGAGGGGATCTGCCGCCGGCGCAAGAGCCGCGCAATGGTGCCGTAGGCCGGCCCAAAGAAGGGCATCCAGTACTGAAAGATAACGGCGTCGGGCGACGGGGTGCGCAGGGCGCGTGCCGTGCGCAGCCACGACACCGGGTTGATGCTGTCGAGCAGGCGCGGAGCGGGCGCGGGCGTCGCGTGGGGTTCGAGCTGCGTTTTGCCCGGAAACAACACCGACGGGTACTGCCGCCGAAAGTTGATGCCGCGCACGTCGTGCCCCTCACTGCGAAGGACCGAAATGGTCATCTCGGTAAAATGAGCGATGCCGCCGCGATAGGGCGCCTGCGGTCCAACAACCGTCAGCGAATAAGAGGGCACGATGCAAGGGGCCAAGGGAGAAAACACGCGTGCTAATGGTGGTCATGGGGGCGGTTGGTGTTCCATAGCAGAAGCGGTGCAGGCACCTTCTGCCGTGCCAGCGGTACCTACACAAGCAGCCTGTTCATGACAACACCGCGGGGATGGCCGATAGCACGAACGCAGCGCCCGACGCAGCCCTTTACGGCCGCGATCCGTTGCCGCGCATTGTGGACGTACAGCCGCTGATGGAACGCCCGTCGCATGCCCCGGCGCAGGTGCGCCTGTACCGCCGCACGGCCGACTTCCAGGCGGTGGAGACGTCCACCGAACGCCTCTATCCGTTCTTCTTTATTTCCGATATCGACCTGCTGCGCCCGTGCCGCGACACGTTCAAGGCGCAGCGGCTAGACGGCGACAACTTTTTTCAGCATGTGGTGGTGTTTAACACGTGGGGCGATTACTGGGATGCCCTGCGCACCGTTGAGCGGGCCACGGACAGCGACGAGCGGCGGCCCGAGGAGCTCTACCTCGTAAGCAGCCCGGCCCAGCAGTACCTGATGCAGACCGGCCGCACGTGCTTCAAAGACATGACGCTCGATGACGTGCACCGCCTGCAGCTCGACATTGAGGTGTACAGTCCGGGCCGGTTTCCAAGCGCGGAGCGTCCGGAGGATGCGGTGATCATCGTGGCCCTTTCGGACAACCGCGGGTGGCAGCAGCTTTTGTACCAGGACGACGCGACCGACGAGCGCGCGCTGCTCCAGCGCCTCGTGGCTACCATCCAAGACCGCGATCCCGATGTCATTGAAGGGCACAACATCCACGCGTTCGACCTGGACTACCTCATGAAGCGGTGCGCGCTGCACGACGTGCCGTTTGCCATTGGCCGCGACGGCTCGGCGCCGCGCGTGTACGACGCCAGCATGCGCTTTGCCGAACGGGTGGTCGACTTTCCGGCGCACGCCATTGCCGGGCGGCACGTCATCGACACGTACTTTCAGGTGATGAGCTTCGATGTGTTCAAGCGCGACCTGCCGGACTATTCCCTCAAAACCGCGGCCCGCTACTTTGGCTTCGCCCCCGAGGCGCGCACCTACATCGAAGGCGCCGATATCTCCGCTGCATGGGACCACGACCGCGAGCGCTTGCTGGACTATGCCCTCGACGACGTGGTTGAGACCGAGCGCCTCGCGCGGCACCTCTCCGGCTCCTCGTTCTACCTCACGCAAATGCTGCCCATGACCTACGACGACGTGGCGCGCCGGGGCCCGGCCTCGAAGATCGAGGCGCTCTTTGTGCGCGAGTATTTGCGCCAGCGCGTGTCGATGCCGCGCAGCACGTGGGGCAGCCAGTCGATGGGCGGCTACACCGACATCTTTGTGACGGGCGTGGTGGGGCCGGTGGTGTATGCCGACGTCGAGAGCCTGTACCCGTCCATCATGCTCAACTACGACATTCAGCCGGCGGGCGACCTGCTCGACTTGTTTCCGAACCTGCTGGAGCGCCTCACCGACCTCCGCTTCGATGCCAAGCGCCAGATGAAAGCGGCCGCCGATGAGGAAGTGCGCAGCGAGTTGGATGCGCGGCAGTCGTCATACAAAATCCTGATCAACAGTTTTTACGGCATGCTGGGCTTTAGCCTGGCCACGTTTAACGACTTTGCCGAGGCCGACCGCGTGGCGCGCGTCGGGCAAAAGATCTTGCGTCACATCATGGAGGAGATCCGGGCGCGCGGCGGCACCGTGATTGAAGTCGACACCGACGGCGTGCTGTTCGTGCCGCCCGACGACGTGCGCGGCGCCGAGGCCGAACGGTCCTTTACGGTGGGGCTGACCGACGCCATGCCGCCGGGCATCCGCATCGGCTTTGACGGCCGGTTTAAGCGCATGCTTTCGTACAAGAAGAAGAACTACGCGCTGCTCACGTACGACGATACGCTGAAGTTTAAGGGCTCCTCGCTCATCTCGCGCTCGAACGAAGCCTTTGGGCGGCGGTTTGTGCGGCGCGCCATTCGCCGGCTCATCGAGGAAGACATCGCCGGGCTGCATCGCCTGTACATCGACACGCGCGAGCGCATCATCGCGCACGACTGGGACGACGTGAGCAGCTTTTCGCGCACCGAGACGCTCAAGACCACCCTGGACGCCTACGAAGACGCCGTTGCGGCCGGCGAGCGCCCGCGGGCCGCGGCGTACGAGCTGGCGCGTCAGCAGGCCGAGGCCACCGGGCAACCGGTGCGGAAGGGCGACCGCATCGCCTACTACATCACGGGCGACGACGCAAACGTGACGGCCTTCCGACACAGCAAGCGGGCCGATGCGTGGGACCCGGCCCATCCCGACGAAAACACGGCATACTACCTGAAGCGGCTCGACGAGTTTGCGCGCAAGTTCGAACCGTTCTTTACGGAGCACGACTTCCGCCTCATCTTTTCGCCCGAGGATCTGTTCGGATTTTCGGCGGAAGGCATCACCATTCAGACGCGCGAGCATGCGCCGGCGGCTTCGGAAGAGCCGACCGATGAGGTGCCGTTCTAGCCGTTGAGGGATCGTTTTTGGCAGCAAGGAATCGTGTACAGCGCGGGCTACGGATCGTTGGGATCCCACCGGCGGGGGGCGCGCAAGAGGCCGAGGGGCACCACGGTGAGGTGGTACAGGGCGTAGCCCAGCTCCCACAGCAAAAAGCCCCCCAGCAAGTCACGCGCCTTGAACGTGCGGGCGGCCGACCCCACGAGGGCCGCGTGGATGAGCAGGCGGGCAGCGAGGAGGCCAGCGCCCAGCGGGCCCAGCAGCAGCGGAGCTGCCCACAAGGCCGTGGCGCTGGTTTGGTAGAGCGTAAGGTGCACCTGCGGGGCCCGCGCGTAGTGCCAGCCCGCCGACACGTGCCGGCGCTTCCGGTGGATCCAGGCGCGCCACGTAGGCGGCGGATGCGTCGGCACGTGCGTCGCGGGGTCGGTCAGCGCCGTAACCGTGGCCGCCTGGGTCGCCTGCACGGCCTGCACGAACAGGTCGTCGTCGCCGCTCATCGAGGAGGCGCCGTTGGTAAAGCCCGCCACCGCATCGAACACGGCGCGCGGATAGCTCAGGTTGCGGCCCACGGCCATGTAGGGCCGCCCGCCGCCAATGGCCGCCGCCGTAAAAGCGCCGGTGAGCAGCGTCTCGTAGCGAGCAAGTGCGTTGAGCAGGCCC comes from Salisaeta longa DSM 21114 and encodes:
- a CDS encoding glycosyltransferase, which encodes MWIFLFVALLLLQGAYGWWLYRSFDAAAASPPRSAPGDADALPPLSVIVAVRDEEEHLPELLRCLAAQTHPRLEVVIVNDASVDGTAALLDDWTRAAPHRRVLTVDEPRAPRKKRALARGIAAARHDLLAFTDADCTPPPTWAAALARRHAAAEMPQVLVGYSPMLKRPGLLNALARYETLLTGAFTAAAIGGGRPYMAVGRNLSYPRAVFDAVAGFTNGASSMSGDDDLFVQAVQATQAATVTALTDPATHVPTHPPPTWRAWIHRKRRHVSAGWHYARAPQVHLTLYQTSATALWAAPLLLGPLGAGLLAARLLIHAALVGSAARTFKARDLLGGFLLWELGYALYHLTVVPLGLLRAPRRWDPNDP